In Rhodanobacteraceae bacterium, a single genomic region encodes these proteins:
- a CDS encoding cation acetate symporter, translating to MNIQRLLTGAALSLPLPALAQGAVAPEYKWLTFLVFGCIIALTMFVTYLAARRVKSASQFYAAGRSVSGIQNGWAIAGDYLSAASFLGIAGLISLYGYDRFMYSVGWLVAYITVLLVIAEPCRNIGKYTLGDILAFRNDPKKSKTVAAISTIVVSIFYLTAQMVGGGVLVKTLIGIDYEVSVIAVGVLMLAYVVFGGMVATTWVQIIKAVLLVAASLILVFFTWMPYGFSLPGFLEAAVSDPKIQAQVAKLLGDPATAMSATELGQRFLEPGLYLKNPIDQISLGMALVLGTAGMPHILMRFFTVPTAKDARTSVIWAMAIIGGFYVLTLFLGLGAAMNVGAAKISSIDAGGNMAGPLLAQYIGGGENSILGNLFLAFVAAVAFATIVAVVAGLVLASASAMSHDIWVGVVKGEHATQEEEVRAARISSIIVGIVAIVIGILAKGQNVAHLVALAFAVAASSNLPAVLLTLYWKGCNTKGVVLGMTVGALTAIGLVMVSPNMTYPIALRAANQPIVDAAPAKIAAAEATLAAATDDASRAAAQKAVDGAKAALAGAQAKIASVAGSDTSIVGLKEPLITLKNPGIISIPLGFLCVLLGSLLGREKRSEEMWEELYVRQNTGIHAEGAVSH from the coding sequence ATGAACATCCAACGACTCCTCACCGGCGCAGCGCTCTCGCTGCCGCTGCCGGCCCTGGCTCAAGGCGCCGTGGCGCCCGAGTACAAGTGGCTGACCTTCCTGGTCTTCGGCTGCATCATCGCGCTGACCATGTTCGTGACCTACCTGGCCGCGCGCCGGGTCAAGAGCGCGTCGCAGTTCTACGCCGCGGGCCGCTCGGTCTCCGGTATCCAGAACGGCTGGGCGATCGCCGGCGACTACCTGTCGGCCGCCTCCTTCCTCGGCATCGCCGGCCTGATCTCGCTGTACGGCTACGACCGCTTCATGTACTCGGTGGGCTGGCTGGTGGCCTACATCACCGTGTTGCTGGTGATTGCCGAGCCCTGCCGCAACATCGGCAAGTACACCCTCGGCGACATCCTCGCTTTCCGCAACGACCCGAAGAAGTCCAAGACCGTCGCCGCGATCAGCACCATCGTGGTGTCGATCTTCTACCTCACCGCGCAGATGGTCGGCGGCGGCGTGCTGGTCAAGACCCTGATCGGCATCGACTACGAAGTGTCGGTGATCGCGGTCGGCGTGCTGATGCTGGCCTATGTGGTGTTCGGCGGCATGGTCGCCACCACCTGGGTGCAGATCATCAAGGCGGTACTGCTGGTGGCGGCCTCGCTGATCCTGGTGTTCTTCACCTGGATGCCCTACGGCTTCAGTCTGCCGGGCTTCCTCGAAGCCGCCGTGTCCGATCCGAAGATCCAGGCGCAGGTGGCCAAGCTGCTGGGCGACCCGGCCACCGCGATGAGCGCGACCGAACTCGGCCAGCGCTTCCTCGAACCCGGCCTGTACCTGAAGAACCCGATCGACCAGATCTCGCTGGGCATGGCTCTGGTGCTCGGCACCGCCGGCATGCCGCACATCCTGATGCGCTTCTTCACCGTGCCGACCGCCAAGGATGCGCGCACTTCGGTGATCTGGGCGATGGCGATCATCGGCGGCTTCTACGTGCTGACGCTGTTCCTCGGCCTCGGCGCGGCGATGAACGTGGGTGCGGCCAAGATCAGTTCGATCGACGCAGGCGGCAACATGGCCGGCCCGCTGCTGGCGCAGTACATCGGCGGCGGCGAGAACTCGATCCTCGGCAATCTGTTCCTGGCCTTCGTCGCCGCGGTGGCCTTCGCCACCATCGTCGCGGTGGTCGCCGGTCTGGTGTTGGCCTCCGCCTCGGCCATGAGCCATGACATCTGGGTGGGCGTGGTCAAGGGCGAGCATGCGACGCAGGAAGAGGAAGTCCGCGCCGCGCGCATCTCCTCGATCATCGTCGGCATCGTGGCGATCGTCATCGGCATCCTCGCCAAGGGCCAGAACGTGGCGCACCTGGTGGCGCTGGCCTTCGCCGTGGCGGCCTCGTCCAACCTGCCGGCCGTGCTGCTGACCCTGTACTGGAAGGGCTGCAACACCAAGGGCGTGGTGCTCGGCATGACCGTCGGCGCGCTCACCGCCATCGGCCTGGTGATGGTCAGCCCGAACATGACCTACCCGATCGCCCTGCGCGCCGCCAACCAGCCGATCGTCGACGCCGCGCCGGCCAAGATCGCCGCGGCCGAGGCGACCCTGGCCGCCGCGACCGACGATGCCTCCCGCGCTGCCGCGCAGAAGGCCGTCGACGGCGCCAAGGCCGCGCTCGCGGGCGCGCAGGCCAAGATCGCCTCGGTCGCCGGCAGCGACACCAGCATCGTCGGCCTGAAGGAACCGCTGATCACGCTGAAGAACCCCGGCATCATCTCGATCCCGCTGGGCTTCCTGTGCGTGCTGCTCGGCTCGTTGCTCGGCCGCGAGAAGCGCTCCGAGGAGATGTGGGAAGAACTCTACGTGCGCCAGAACACCGGCATCCACGCCGAGGGCGCGGTTTCCCACTGA
- the hemC gene encoding hydroxymethylbilane synthase — translation MLLRIATRKSQLALWQTEHVAARLKALDPTLVVELVPLSTRGDEVLDRSLAAIGGKGLFLKELELALERGEADIAVHSLKDVPVELEPGFELAAILAREDPADAFVSNHHDGLDALPPGAVVGTSSLRRHAQLKARRPDLQVRDLRGNVNTRLAKLDAGQYDAIILAVAGLKRLGFDARIRARLTAPEWLPAAAQGAICIETRAGDHAVIERVRALHDADTAARIRAERAMNQRLGGSCQVPIAALALRQGNELHLEGLVGHVASGRLVRAEAWGSVDTPEALGNAVAQALLDAGAGALLQA, via the coding sequence ATGCTCCTCCGCATCGCCACCCGCAAGTCCCAGCTCGCCCTCTGGCAGACGGAGCACGTCGCCGCGCGCCTCAAGGCGCTGGATCCGACGCTGGTGGTGGAGCTGGTGCCGCTGTCCACCCGTGGCGACGAGGTGCTGGACCGCTCGCTCGCGGCGATCGGCGGCAAGGGGCTGTTCCTCAAGGAGCTGGAACTCGCGCTGGAACGCGGCGAGGCGGACATCGCGGTGCATTCGCTGAAGGACGTGCCGGTGGAGCTGGAACCTGGTTTCGAGCTGGCGGCGATCCTGGCGCGCGAGGATCCGGCCGATGCCTTCGTCAGCAACCACCACGATGGCCTGGACGCGCTGCCGCCGGGCGCGGTGGTCGGCACCTCATCGCTGCGCCGTCACGCGCAGCTCAAGGCACGCCGCCCGGACCTGCAGGTGCGCGATTTGCGCGGCAACGTCAACACGCGCCTGGCCAAGCTCGACGCCGGCCAGTACGACGCGATCATCCTCGCCGTCGCTGGCCTCAAGCGCCTGGGTTTCGACGCGCGCATCCGCGCCCGCCTGACCGCGCCCGAGTGGCTGCCAGCCGCGGCGCAGGGCGCGATCTGCATCGAGACCCGCGCCGGCGACCACGCGGTGATCGAACGCGTGCGCGCGCTGCACGATGCCGACACCGCCGCGCGCATCCGCGCCGAGCGCGCGATGAACCAGCGCCTCGGCGGCAGCTGCCAGGTGCCGATCGCGGCGCTGGCGCTGCGCCAAGGCAATGAGCTGCACCTCGAAGGCCTGGTCGGCCACGTCGCCAGTGGCCGCCTGGTGCGCGCCGAAGCGTGGGGGTCCGTCGATACGCCTGAGGCACTCGGCAACGCCGTCGCCCAGGCCCTGCTCGACGCCGGCGCGGGGGCGCTGCTGCAGGCCTGA